A single genomic interval of Nonomuraea rubra harbors:
- a CDS encoding septal ring lytic transglycosylase RlpA family protein, which produces MGQHTRKPSRQDRKPSPQAPKPPAQDREASAQDRARSGQGHKLTANKRRWTTVAVSAAVLAAASTTAWAAIGNDDSPARTTALSPKPASSPAPEPPAAAAQPDTTRSPQPGTRSPAQPVDPSTTSSRSDETSRPARTPAKQTESKTETETETETETETAEAEAEAEATKPRYRVLSSGRCGASYYGEPQMTASGERFNPAAMTAAHKTLPLGSKVRVTNPDNGESVTVRINDRGPYIGGRCLDLSRAAFAAIGNINAGVMRVKYEVLGR; this is translated from the coding sequence TTGGGCCAGCACACCCGCAAGCCGTCCCGACAGGATCGCAAGCCCTCTCCCCAGGCCCCCAAGCCACCTGCCCAGGACCGCGAGGCGTCTGCTCAGGACCGTGCGCGGTCAGGTCAGGGCCACAAGCTCACCGCGAACAAGCGCCGCTGGACCACCGTCGCCGTCAGCGCAGCCGTCCTCGCGGCCGCCTCCACCACCGCATGGGCCGCCATCGGCAACGACGACTCCCCCGCCCGGACCACGGCCCTCTCCCCGAAGCCGGCCTCATCCCCGGCCCCCGAACCCCCAGCGGCGGCCGCCCAGCCGGACACCACCCGGTCCCCACAGCCCGGCACACGCTCCCCCGCCCAGCCCGTGGATCCCTCCACAACCTCCTCACGATCGGACGAGACCTCGCGGCCCGCCCGAACGCCGGCCAAGCAGACGGAGTCGAAGACCGAGACCGAGACCGAGACCGAGACCGAGACCGAGACGGCGGAGGCGGAGGCAGAGGCGGAGGCGACGAAGCCGAGGTACCGCGTCCTGTCCTCCGGCCGCTGCGGCGCCTCCTACTACGGCGAGCCCCAGATGACGGCCAGCGGCGAACGCTTCAACCCCGCCGCCATGACCGCCGCCCACAAGACCCTTCCGCTGGGCAGCAAGGTCCGCGTCACCAACCCGGACAACGGCGAGTCCGTCACGGTCCGCATCAACGACCGGGGCCCGTACATCGGGGGACGCTGCCTGGACCTGTCCAGGGCCGCCTTCGCCGCCATCGGCAACATCAACGCCGGCGTGATGCGGGTCAAGTACGAGGTGCTGGGCCGCTGA
- a CDS encoding nuclear transport factor 2 family protein: MDAIERLSVVEELRRLMARYVRYADHQRWQDLANLFTPDGTFTPYKPDGSVWLHMEGREGIAATVGASGGPGVTLVHHLFSDEIDVDSATGAHGVWAMEDIVTRPEDAPVSDDIPFRGMHGFGHYHARFVKTDGTWYIAELQQTRIRLDFTA, encoded by the coding sequence ATGGATGCCATCGAGCGTCTGAGCGTTGTCGAAGAGCTGCGTCGTCTGATGGCTCGCTACGTTCGTTACGCGGACCACCAACGCTGGCAGGACCTGGCGAATCTGTTCACGCCGGACGGCACGTTCACCCCGTACAAACCTGACGGATCGGTCTGGTTGCACATGGAGGGCCGGGAAGGGATCGCGGCCACGGTAGGCGCGAGCGGGGGCCCCGGCGTGACCCTGGTCCATCACCTGTTCTCCGACGAGATCGACGTCGACTCGGCGACCGGCGCTCACGGCGTGTGGGCGATGGAGGACATCGTCACCAGGCCCGAGGACGCCCCTGTGTCCGACGACATCCCCTTCAGAGGCATGCACGGCTTCGGCCACTACCACGCCCGCTTCGTCAAGACGGACGGCACCTGGTACATCGCCGAACTTCAGCAGACCCGGATCCGCCTCGACTTCACCGCCTGA
- a CDS encoding epoxide hydrolase family protein encodes MNLEPYKIDVPQEALDDLRDRLRRTRFFDDLDNEEEYYGISTAYLKPLVEYWADGFDWRAQEQRLNTYDQYKVEIDGTPVHFYHVRGKGPNPVPLAVHSGWPWSSGFSLPLVGPLTDPAAHGGDPADSFDLVIPDLPGFAWSTPVGRGDLNYWKIADIMHKLMTEVLGYDKYAAAGSDYGALVTSALGHKYADSIIGLHYGQDLPPGQFANERFWDLTDGAKIPEDATPELRAGLENLVSTYVSHVAVHMLDASTLTHGLNDSPIGMLAWLLRRWKKWSDKRGDFAANFPRDFILAEATAFWVNQAIGSSIRMYRNAVRYPWVPSHDRRPVVEPPAGFTFLLGDAYPPGVNTVEERIAAFENGPTRDSFNVINVNAHMKGGHFVHYENPEAFAGDLRETFRKLR; translated from the coding sequence ATGAACCTGGAGCCGTACAAGATCGATGTTCCCCAGGAGGCCCTGGACGACCTCAGGGACCGGCTGAGGAGGACCCGCTTCTTCGACGACCTGGACAACGAGGAGGAGTACTACGGAATCAGCACCGCCTACCTCAAGCCGCTCGTCGAGTACTGGGCGGACGGCTTCGACTGGCGTGCGCAGGAGCAGCGGCTGAACACCTACGACCAGTACAAGGTCGAGATCGACGGCACGCCCGTGCACTTCTACCACGTACGCGGCAAGGGCCCGAACCCCGTCCCGCTCGCCGTGCACTCCGGCTGGCCGTGGTCCAGCGGGTTCAGCCTCCCGCTCGTCGGCCCGCTGACGGACCCGGCGGCCCACGGCGGCGACCCGGCCGACTCCTTCGACCTCGTCATCCCCGACCTGCCCGGATTCGCCTGGTCCACCCCCGTCGGCAGGGGCGACCTGAACTACTGGAAGATCGCCGACATCATGCACAAGCTGATGACCGAGGTGCTCGGCTACGACAAGTACGCCGCGGCGGGCTCCGACTACGGCGCCCTGGTCACCAGCGCGCTCGGCCACAAGTACGCCGACAGCATCATCGGCCTGCACTACGGCCAGGACCTGCCGCCCGGCCAGTTCGCCAACGAGCGGTTCTGGGACCTGACCGACGGCGCCAAGATCCCCGAGGACGCCACACCGGAGCTGCGCGCGGGCCTGGAGAACCTCGTCAGCACCTACGTCTCGCACGTCGCGGTGCACATGCTCGACGCCTCGACCCTCACCCACGGCCTGAACGACTCGCCCATCGGCATGCTCGCCTGGCTGCTGCGGCGGTGGAAGAAGTGGAGCGACAAGAGAGGCGACTTCGCCGCGAACTTCCCCCGCGACTTCATCCTGGCCGAGGCCACCGCCTTCTGGGTGAACCAGGCCATCGGCTCCTCCATCCGCATGTACCGCAACGCGGTGCGCTACCCGTGGGTGCCCTCCCACGACCGCCGGCCCGTCGTCGAGCCGCCGGCCGGCTTCACCTTCCTCCTCGGCGACGCCTACCCGCCCGGCGTCAACACCGTCGAGGAGCGGATCGCCGCCTTCGAGAACGGCCCCACGCGCGACTCCTTCAACGTGATCAACGTCAACGCCCACATGAAGGGCGGACACTTCGTCCACTACGAGAACCCCGAAGCCTTCGCCGGCGACCTCCGGGAGACCTTCAGGAAGCTGCGCTGA
- a CDS encoding helix-turn-helix transcriptional regulator — protein sequence MREDPLPDLRGRHREREALDRLLEGVRTGRSEVLVLRGEAGIGKTALLNQLCDRASGCRLARAAGVESEMELAFAGLHLLCAPFLDHLPALPDTQADALRIAFGLRGGGAPDRFLVGLAVLTLLSKVAEERPLVCVIDDAQWLDRASAQTLAFVARRLVAESVAMVFAVREPGDDKTLAALPELTVHGLEPDDARALLEWAQPGPLDEQVRDRLVAETRGNPLALLELPRGLPVEELAGGFGPFRWPEVSAGIEESFRRRVEALPAPAQALLLVAAAEPLGDPLLLWRAADRLGIGPAAADPAYTDGLMTIGERVVFRHPLVRTVVYRSAQAQDRRAAHLALAEATDRDTDPARRAWHLAAAAEGPDEEVAAELERSAGQAQARGGLAAAASFLQRAVALTADPVRRAERALTAAGASVQAGVFNVALGLLATAEAGPLGDLQRARANLLRAQARYWQTRGSEGPLLLLQAARTLEPLDPGLARKTYLDAWSAALFAGAMTRGTSMAEISGQALACPRPEGPPEAADLLLDGLALAVTGGRDAAASLLRQAADSFGGDSAATIQEVVRSTAAAVMVWDYEAWAGPLTRQIRIARESGALSVLPVALDVLAQALCVGGDLRGAALLIAEAGAVTQATGSRIASYARLMLAGARGREAEARTLINVTISEAKAAGQGCAVQYARSATAMLCNGLGRYEEALVAAQQATDDTPELFVSDWARIELVEAATRAGRPEAARAALDRLRQGTAAAGTDWALGVETRLRALLSDGADADRLYREAIERLSPTRVRPELARAHLLYGEWLRRAGHRVAARDQLRQALELFGEMRMDAFAERARRELAAAGERVRRRRVDAFDELTAQEAEIAQLAVAGRSNPEIGAQLFLSPRTVEWHLRKVFMKLGVTSRRELAGALNATGRTAESA from the coding sequence GTGCGCGAAGACCCCCTGCCTGACCTGCGCGGCCGGCACCGCGAACGCGAAGCCCTGGACCGCCTGCTGGAGGGCGTACGGACCGGCCGGAGCGAGGTCCTGGTGCTGCGGGGGGAAGCCGGCATCGGCAAGACCGCCTTGCTGAATCAGCTGTGCGACCGTGCTTCCGGATGCCGGTTGGCACGGGCGGCGGGCGTCGAGTCGGAGATGGAGCTGGCGTTCGCGGGCCTGCACCTCCTCTGCGCACCGTTCCTGGACCACCTGCCCGCGCTGCCGGACACGCAGGCGGATGCGCTGCGGATCGCCTTCGGCCTGCGGGGCGGGGGCGCCCCCGATCGGTTCCTGGTCGGCCTGGCAGTGCTGACGCTGCTGTCGAAGGTGGCGGAGGAACGGCCGCTCGTCTGCGTGATCGACGACGCGCAGTGGCTGGATAGGGCCTCGGCGCAGACGCTGGCCTTCGTGGCCCGGCGGCTGGTCGCCGAGTCGGTCGCGATGGTCTTCGCCGTGCGGGAGCCCGGCGACGACAAGACCCTCGCCGCGCTGCCGGAGCTGACGGTGCACGGCCTGGAGCCCGACGACGCGCGGGCACTGCTGGAGTGGGCTCAGCCCGGTCCTCTGGACGAGCAGGTACGCGACCGGCTCGTGGCCGAAACGCGCGGGAATCCGCTCGCCCTGCTGGAGCTGCCGCGCGGGCTGCCGGTCGAAGAGCTGGCGGGGGGTTTCGGGCCGTTCAGGTGGCCGGAGGTCTCAGCCGGCATCGAGGAGAGCTTCCGCCGCCGAGTCGAGGCGCTCCCCGCCCCGGCCCAGGCGCTTCTGCTGGTGGCGGCGGCGGAACCACTCGGTGATCCGCTGCTGCTGTGGCGCGCGGCGGACCGGCTGGGCATCGGGCCCGCGGCGGCGGACCCGGCGTACACCGACGGGCTGATGACGATCGGCGAGCGCGTCGTCTTCCGTCACCCCCTCGTGCGTACGGTGGTGTACCGCTCGGCCCAGGCGCAGGACCGGCGGGCGGCGCACCTGGCGCTGGCCGAGGCGACGGACCGGGACACCGATCCCGCTCGCCGGGCCTGGCATCTTGCCGCCGCCGCGGAAGGCCCGGACGAGGAGGTCGCGGCCGAGCTGGAACGCTCCGCCGGTCAGGCGCAGGCCCGTGGTGGCCTGGCGGCGGCGGCTTCGTTCCTGCAACGCGCGGTGGCGCTGACGGCGGATCCGGTGCGGCGGGCGGAGCGTGCGCTCACCGCCGCGGGGGCGAGCGTTCAGGCGGGTGTCTTCAACGTCGCGCTGGGGCTGCTGGCCACGGCGGAGGCCGGGCCGCTCGGGGACCTGCAACGCGCCCGCGCGAACCTGCTGCGCGCCCAGGCCAGGTACTGGCAGACGCGCGGCAGCGAAGGCCCCCTGCTGCTGCTACAAGCGGCGCGGACGCTTGAGCCCCTCGACCCTGGGCTGGCGCGCAAGACCTACCTCGACGCCTGGAGCGCGGCGCTGTTCGCGGGTGCCATGACGCGCGGCACCAGCATGGCCGAGATCTCCGGCCAGGCCCTTGCCTGCCCGCGCCCTGAAGGTCCTCCGGAGGCCGCCGATCTCCTCCTGGACGGCCTCGCACTCGCCGTGACCGGCGGGCGTGACGCGGCCGCGTCCCTCCTCCGGCAGGCGGCGGACAGCTTCGGCGGAGACAGCGCGGCCACGATCCAGGAGGTCGTTCGTTCCACTGCGGCGGCCGTGATGGTGTGGGACTACGAGGCCTGGGCCGGCCCCCTGACCCGTCAGATCCGGATCGCTCGTGAATCGGGCGCGCTCAGCGTGCTGCCCGTCGCCCTCGACGTCCTGGCCCAGGCTCTGTGCGTGGGCGGAGATCTCAGGGGCGCGGCCCTGCTGATCGCCGAAGCCGGCGCGGTCACCCAGGCGACGGGGTCGCGGATCGCTTCGTACGCGAGGCTCATGCTCGCGGGCGCGCGGGGACGTGAGGCCGAGGCCCGCACGCTGATCAACGTGACGATCTCGGAGGCCAAGGCCGCGGGGCAGGGCTGCGCCGTGCAGTACGCCCGGTCGGCCACCGCCATGCTCTGCAACGGCCTCGGCCGGTACGAGGAGGCGCTGGTGGCGGCCCAGCAGGCTACCGACGACACCCCTGAGCTGTTCGTTTCGGACTGGGCCAGGATCGAGCTGGTCGAGGCGGCCACCAGGGCCGGCCGTCCGGAGGCGGCACGCGCCGCGCTCGACCGGCTTCGCCAGGGCACTGCCGCCGCGGGCACCGACTGGGCACTCGGCGTCGAGACGCGCCTGCGCGCGCTGCTGAGCGACGGGGCGGACGCCGATCGCCTGTACCGCGAGGCGATAGAGAGGCTGTCGCCGACGCGAGTGCGTCCGGAACTGGCCCGTGCGCACCTGCTCTACGGTGAGTGGCTGCGGCGCGCCGGCCACCGCGTGGCCGCGCGGGATCAGCTGCGGCAGGCGCTCGAGCTGTTCGGCGAGATGCGCATGGACGCGTTCGCCGAGCGGGCGCGCCGGGAGCTGGCCGCGGCGGGGGAACGAGTGCGGCGGCGCAGGGTGGACGCCTTCGACGAGCTGACGGCCCAGGAGGCGGAGATCGCGCAGCTCGCCGTCGCCGGGCGGAGCAACCCCGAGATCGGCGCCCAGCTGTTCCTCAGCCCGCGGACCGTCGAATGGCACCTGCGCAAAGTGTTCATGAAGCTCGGCGTGACCTCACGCCGCGAGCTGGCCGGCGCGCTGAACGCGACCGGCCGCACAGCGGAGTCAGCCTGA
- a CDS encoding nuclear transport factor 2 family protein — MNTTPATTDNDTTIKQFLDLFALKDATKLAPYFDQDIVFENYGSPQIKGRDAVVGLWAGVFSAMERVEFTTLHQAVDGDIVIAEQLHGLALPGRPLAPIKNMAIYRLRDGRIVEWRDYTNSEYARTLM; from the coding sequence ATGAACACCACCCCGGCAACCACCGACAACGACACCACCATCAAGCAGTTCCTCGACCTCTTCGCCCTCAAGGACGCCACCAAGCTCGCCCCCTACTTCGATCAGGACATCGTCTTCGAGAACTACGGCAGCCCCCAGATCAAGGGCCGGGACGCCGTGGTCGGCCTCTGGGCCGGAGTCTTCTCAGCCATGGAACGCGTCGAGTTCACCACCCTCCACCAGGCGGTCGACGGCGACATCGTGATCGCTGAACAGCTCCACGGACTCGCCCTGCCCGGCCGCCCGCTCGCCCCGATCAAGAACATGGCGATCTACCGCCTGCGGGACGGCCGCATCGTGGAGTGGCGCGACTACACCAACTCCGAGTACGCCCGCACCCTGATGTGA
- a CDS encoding DUF1707 and DUF4870 domain-containing protein — MAGVPKTPGPGQVPPAHLRVTNQDRENVVEHVKAAYAEGRFDKLEFDDRLERAMTARTHGDLVPIMNELYGPQAVPRAAAALPHPASQPGTAESNERLGGALAHALPIVGFPILGPLLLLLTGGKTSPYIRKHALEALNFQITVVGASVLLPLTFVGIVLVPFIWVAAVVLAVVGGVSALSEGDFRYPLTIRLVK, encoded by the coding sequence ATGGCTGGGGTACCGAAAACCCCCGGGCCGGGACAGGTGCCGCCAGCTCATCTGCGCGTCACCAACCAGGACCGGGAGAACGTGGTCGAGCACGTCAAAGCCGCCTACGCGGAAGGCCGCTTCGACAAGCTCGAATTCGACGACCGCCTGGAGCGCGCCATGACGGCGCGCACGCACGGCGACCTGGTGCCCATCATGAACGAGCTGTACGGCCCGCAGGCCGTGCCCAGGGCCGCCGCCGCGCTCCCGCATCCGGCGTCGCAGCCGGGCACGGCGGAGAGCAACGAACGTCTCGGCGGAGCCCTCGCCCACGCGCTGCCGATCGTCGGATTCCCGATCCTCGGCCCGCTGCTCCTGCTGCTCACCGGCGGCAAGACCTCGCCCTACATCCGCAAGCACGCCCTCGAGGCACTCAACTTCCAGATCACGGTCGTAGGCGCCTCGGTATTGTTGCCGCTGACCTTCGTCGGCATCGTGCTGGTGCCGTTCATCTGGGTCGCGGCGGTGGTTCTCGCCGTCGTCGGCGGGGTCTCGGCGCTGTCGGAGGGCGATTTCCGTTATCCGCTGACAATCCGCCTGGTGAAGTGA